CAGCTTCCATGAGCCTGAAACCACGCCGTTGCCGACGCCTTTCACGGGCTCCCATTTCACGGTTTTCATGCCGGGGTAGGCGAGGTACTTGCAGGCGTAAATGGTTTGGATGTTGTAGGCCTGCACGCCGATTTTTTCCATTTCCCAGCGGTAGGTGTTCTCGCCCAGATCAACCAGCTTGTCCACTTTCGGGAAGTGCGCGACCGATTTGGGGACGTCCGACAACAGTTCAAAAACCTGCTCAGGCGACCATGCAACTTCAAATGTTTTGTTCAGCTCTACAAATGTGGTAAACGACATAGGTTTTGTTCCTTCAATTTATGTGAGATTTTTTCGGGGGATGGGTTTCCGGACCTGACCCGGGTTCCGGTCCTTTTTTAAATTGGTTTTGTTTTTTTAGGGGGATGGGGAAGTTTCGGGACCGACAAAAAGTTCATGCATCGCATCGAGCTCTTCCTGAAAGGCATCCACAATGGCGGCAGGGTCGGGGATGATTTGTGCATCGGTCGCGACCCCGATCCGGACTTTGTTGTTGTAGCTGATCACGCTGATGCCCAGGCCAACGCGTCCGGCCTGCGGCACCCAAAACAGGATGTTATCAACTTCGCAGCCGGCAAGGTAGAGCGGCACCGAGGGGCCCGGTACATTGGTGAGCACAAGCGAGGTTTTGGTTCCGATGACATCCACCACCAGGCTTTCGATTTCTTTCGGCGCCGCGCCCATGGTGTTGAGCACCAAAAAAGAGACAAAGGCCTCGGGCGTATTTTTGAGCTCGTCCATGCGGCGTTTTTGCTCGGTAAGACGTTCGCGCAGGTCTTCCATGCCCACGGGCAGGCTTAGAAACACAAGGCCGAATTTGTTGCCCATTGCAAAGGGGTCGGTCGATTGACGGATATCCACCGGAATGGCCGCACGGATGTTCATATCGGTCGTTTCTTCTCCCCTCGCTTTGAGGTAGCGCCCCAGCGCACCGGCAGCAGCCGTGACGACCACATCGTTGACCGTTGCCCCGGCTCCCCGCCGGATTTCCTTCACCCGCTCCAGCGGAATTTCCCACGACCAGGAGGCCAGCTTCTGATTCTGCAGCTTTTGCTTGAGCATTGTTTTCGGGTCGGGCCAGCGCAGCACCAGCCGCCCCAGACTGAAGCCGCCTTCGATCGTCATTTTCGCCCAGTCGAACACCTGTGATGGGCGCTTCAGAAGCCGGTAGCTCAGCTTCACCATGGTTTCCGCCGACACCCATGCGTTCAGCAGCACATCCACGACCGGATCCAGAAAGGTAGGACGCTCGGTGCTTTCGGCTTCTTTTTCGGGCTTGAGGAGCTTCTTATCGGTCGTCATCATCGAAAGCAGCACCCGAACCAGGGCATTGCCGTCCGCTATACAGTGGTGCAGCCGGATGATGAATCCCGTGCCTTCCCGCACATCATCAATCATAGTGATGTGCCAGAGCGGTTTGTCGTAATCCAGGGGCGTGCTCATCAGCGTGCCGGCCAGCGCCTGCAGCTCATCCCGCGGATTTTCGTTGGCGATGGAGGTCCGGGTAACATGGTCTGCCGGGTCGAAAAAGGGCACATCTTCCCAGTAGGTATCTTCAAAAATAATTCCACGGAGGATTACACGCTGCCGGAAGCGGTCAAATTTCATGAGACGCTCTTTGAGCAGCTCCAGCAAATCATCATACAAAACCTTCTCTTTGGTTGTAAGCAAGGCCGTAACCATCATCAGGTTGCTTGGCTCTTCCATCCGCAGCCATGCGCGGTCCACATTGCTCATCAGCTCCCGTCGGGCCATATCAAATTGTAAGTCTAAGGTGTTGGGATGTAAGGAGGGGGTATCTGATCCCCGAGCTGCATAATCCGCAAAATAATGCCATTGTGCGAACCTAATTTTATTTTATTTGAAGCGTGTTTCCTTAGAAGGTCGCTTGCTGACCGCTAAAGAGGCTGCGCCGCTCGTTGTCAGCGTCTGAACGCAGGGAAAGCCCAACAGCCAGCACATCCCCCGGCCGTAAGCCGCTTATAATTTCTGTATTCACGCCATCGCTGAGGCCTGTTTCAACCGCAACCACTTCAAGCTGCCCGTCGCGCAGCACGTAAGCCCGCGGCTGCCCTTCATCGAAATGCGCGGGTGTCGGCGGACGAATACCATCCGGCAGCCGGGCGCGAAGGGCGGTATTGCGCACCCGAACGACGTCATGCTGTTCAGCAGTAATCACAGAGACTTCCGTTGTCATGCCCGGTTTCAGCAGCAGATCTTCATTGCTGACTTCGATCAGGGTTTGGTAATGAACCACATTGTCTTCGATAACAGGCGCGTTGCGCACCTGAATCACTTCACCCGAAAAGGTGCGCTCCCGATAGGCGTCAACGCGGAAATTAACCCGCTGTCCTTCCCGAACCTGCCCTATATCGGCTTCTGAAACATTGGCGTAGATGTGCATTACCCGCAGATCGGAAGCCAGCTGAAACAGTTCGGGGGCATTCAGGCTTGCGGCTACGGTCTGCCCGACATCCACATTGCGGGAAATCACGATTCCGTCAGCAGGGGCGGTTATGGTACAGCGGTCAAGTTCACGTTGTGCGCGTTCGAGGGCATGGCGTCTTACCCGCACCTGTGCTTCGGCCTGTCTCAGGGTAGCCGAAGCCTGATCCACATCTGACGGGGAAACAAACTGCCGCTCCCGCAGCTCCTGAACCCGCTGCCACTGCATACGGGCGAGCTCCAGCCCCGCTTCAGCACTGGCAAGCTCTGCCCTTGCCGAGCTTAATTCCGCTTCAAAAGTCGAGGGGTCAATTCTGGCGAGTACCTGCCCTTTTTGGACAACCGTGTTGAAATCGACGGTGATTTCTTCAATAATACCCGAAACCTGACTGCCCACAGTTACGCGCTGTACGGGATGTATGGCCCCAAAGGCCACAACGCGCCTGGAAACATCCCCGGTTTCGACTTCAACGGTTGCCAAGGGCGGCAGCGTCCCGCTCCCTTCAGCGCCCGGCTGCCAGATGAACCAGGCTACCGCAGCAAGTACAACGGGGATCAAAATGTAAGCTGTTCGTTTCATGGTAAATGGCTGATATTTGTACTTTTCCTTTTTGAGTCAAGTAATGGATTTTAGCACTAAAGTTCTGTTAATTAGTCTTAGCTATGCCAGATCAATTGTAAAACCGCCCCAATCAACACCCGTGCCGGATACAGCAACAGACGTGCTTTCCCGAATCTAACAAACAATCCATCATCCATGAAGTTCGACACACCCGCCTGCCATATCCTTCTTATTGAGTCTGATATGGCAATCCGTATGCTTATTGAAGATTTCATTGATGAGTTTTTTCTGAACTACACCTTTCATACCGTTTCCGGCTTTGAAGAGGCTACGACTTTTCTTGAAAACACAACACAGCCGGATGTCATCATTTGTAACAGCAGTCTTTCCGGTGAAAACTCGACACAACTGATCCGGCAATTACTGGCTATATGCCCCGATATTCCGCTGATCATGCTGAGCAGCTATACCAACCGGCAGGAAGTCGTTGAATGGGTCAAAATGGGTGTGTCTGATTACCTTTTGATCGACGACCTGAGCCCAAGCCTGCTCCACAAGTCGGTCATGTTTAGCATTGAACGCAGGCATAGCATTCAGGCACTGAAACAATCCGAGCGCCGCTATCGCGATCTTTTTGAGTACAGCCCTTTGCCCATGTGGGTTATCGACCTGGAAACAAGCTGCATTTTAGATGTAAATGAGGCCGCAGTTAATACATACGGCTACAGTCGCGAAGATTTTCAACAACTCGATATCCGTGATATTTATCCCGGCATAACATCCGCTGAGCTTCGATCATGGCTAAAAAATGAAACAAGTCAGGCAGTGAAGGATCACGGTGTTTTTGAACATTACAGCCGGGAAGGAAATGTATTACAAATGGAAATAAAGAGCCGGGTGATGGAGTATGAGGGAAGACGGGCACGGCTGATCATTGCACATGATGTAACTAAACTGAAGTCCTATATTGAGGCGATTGAAGACCAAAATGAGCGTTTTCGCGAAATCGGCTGGCTTCAGTCCCACATTGTCCGTGCGCCCCTTGCCCGTATGCTGGGTTTGATTAACTATTATAATGATAATATGGCTGCGCAGTCATCCCAAAAGAAAGAGGCGACAAAACCGGCTGCCGGTTTGAATTCGGAACCGGATCAGGGATTTGATTCAGAAATGAGCACGGAAGAAATTTTGCAGTATATTGCCGCAGCCGCCGCTGAACTGGATCAGAACGTCCGCGATGTGGTTTCAAAGACAACCCGAACTGAACCTGACTCACCTGAATGAAAAAGTTTACCATCACTTTTTTTCTGTCTGCGCTGATTCTCGCAGTTATCGGCTGGGCCGACCTTTCCGGCCTGGGACTGGCATTTACAGAAGGCACTGATCCCGGAGAGGACGCCGGATTTGGCGGATTCGGTACCTGGGTGAGTTTGCTGCCCCCGCTTGTAGCCATCGCGCTGGCGCTCATCACCCGCGAGGTCGTGCTGTCGCTTTTTGCCGGGGTCTGGATTGGGGCGTTGTTTATCGCAGGCTTCAATCCCTTCACAGGTACCGCTGATTCGTTTGGGTTCCTGATCAGCGCAATGTCTGATGAGTATCACGTCGCCATCATTATGTTCAGCCTGATGCTGGGCGGGATGGTAGGCCTGATGAGCCGGGGCGGCGGAACCAAGGGCGTGGTTACCGTGCTGGCAAAGCTGGCCAAAAACCGCACACAGGGACAGTTCATCACCTGGATTTCGGCTTTATTTCTGTTTTTTGACGACTATGCCAACAGTCTCATCCGCGGGAGCGCGATGCGCCCGATGACCGACCGGCTGAATATCTCCCGGGAAAAGCTGGCCTATATCGTGGATTCTACGGCAGCCCCATTGGCAGTAAGCGCGGTCATTACAACCTGGATTGGCTTCGAAATCACGCAGATTTCAAACTCTCTTTCCACGCTGGCCGCACAAACCGAAGATGCGGCACTTGCTGCACAACTGCAGGCCGGCGCAGATAATGCCTTCATGATTTTTCTGCACTCTGTGCCTTATCTGTTTTATCCGCTGCTCGCACTCGGATTTGTACTGATGATCATACTGATGAAGCGCGATTTCGGACCGATGCTCGATGCTGAGCGCCGGGCGTATTCAGGCGGCGGGGTTCTTCGGCCCGGTGCCGTTCCGGCTTCTGATGTAAACCTGGAAAGCCTGCAACCGCTCGACGGCAAGCCGCTGCGCTGGTACAATGCTGCAATTCCGGTACTTACCGTCGTGATCGTTGCCATTTACGGACTTTACAGCACCGGGGCGAGCGGACTCGAAGCGGGCGAGCGAAGCCTGACCAACATCATCGGTGGAGCCGATCCCTTTGCAGCACTGGTCTGGGCTTCCTTTGCAGGATGCTTTGTCGCCATGGTGCTTGTTGTAACACAGCGCATTCTCAGCGTTGGTGAAGCCCTTGAGTCCTTTGTAGGCGGAATGCAATCCATGATGATGGCCATCATTATCCTTGTATTGGCATGGGGACTCGGCGAAGTAACGCAGGCAGTTGGTACCGGTTCCTACCTGGCAAGCCTGCTTCAGGATACGCTTCCGCTGGTGCTGCTGCCTGGTTTGGTATTCTTTATTGCGGCGGTCACTGCTTTTTCAACGGGGACTTCCTGGGGTACGATGGCGATTCTGTTCCCGGTTGTGATCCCGCTCGCAGTCGTAATGGGAGCCGGTGTGGGCTTTGCGGGTGGTGAAAATTACGGGATTTTGCTGGGCGCGATCAGCTCAGTTATGGCCGGCGCCGTATTTGGCGATCACTGTTCTCCGATTTCGGACACAACGGTAATCAGTTCCATGTCATCTGCCTGCGACCTGATTGATCACGTACGCACGCAGCTGCCCTATGCGCTGGTTGTAGCCGTTGTAGCACTCCTTGTTGGCGAAATCCCCGCCGCTTTTGGCGTCTCCCCGGTTTACGGCCTGATTGTTGGCTTCGTACTGCTTTATATTATTCTGAGAGTTTTTGGGAAGAACCCGGAGGAAGTTAAAGCGTTAGCGGCTTGAGTAAAGCAACTTTCCCATTTGATCAGGAAGCACAGCAATAAATATGATGTTGTTGGATCAGGAACTGATTACCGAACTTCAAGAATCAGAGCTGCACTTTCGCGTAAATCCCAAAATATTGGCTTTTTTCTGATCCGCTCTTCCCCTTAATAAAAAAACGCCCGGCACATTGCTGCACCGGGCGTTTTTTATGGTTAAATGTTTTCTTCTGATTTAATCAGTAATCTCATCAAGCCATTCGGAAGCGTCTTCCTGCCATTGGGCAAATTGTGAACTTACATCGCTGTAAGTATCAGTTGCCGCATCGCTTACTGTACCCCAGGTATCGGATGTTGCATTGCGGGCGTCGGCAAGGGCGCGGTCAACAGCATCGCGCTGACCTGTCAGCTCTTCGTAGGCTTCTTCAAAATTTTCGCGGGAAGCTTCATCGCCTGCGCGCTCCATCCGTGTTTGAATTTCAGAAAGCTGATCATCAATATCATCACGCAGGTCTTCAAGCTGTGAAGTCAGCTCTTCGCGTTCCTGCTCGAGGGCATAATCATTGGAGCTTTCTTCTCCGGCACAAGCAGTAAAAATGAGGCTGACTGCTATCAGCAACACAGCCGGTGTTATAATCTTTGGAAATAGGCTATTCATATTTTCTCCTTTATTCTGTTCACTTAATTGATTTAAAAAGGTATTTGCTCGATTAGTTTAATCGAGCCAGCTTTTAATTTTTGCTACAATTTCTTCTTTTGTTTTCCCCGCTTTTTCCTGAATTTTTCCAATCAGTTCATCTTCTCTGCCTTCCATATAGGTAAGGTCATCATCGGTAAGTTCACCATACTCTTGTTTCAGTTTACCTTTAATCTGATTCCAGTTTCCTTCTGAAATATTCATACGTATTCTTTTTTGGTTTGAATTAACAACAGTATAAATGAGTTGCCGGACCGAATCGTTTGGATATATACATTAAGTCTTATTATCACTTCGGCTTAATTATATTCATACTTTTTCAATTGCCGCGTTTAGCTAAGTAAGTGTAATCAGGGTACAGGGAAGTTGTTAAATTCATCGGCTGCAACAGCTTGCAGATTCTGAAAACGAGGCATAAAGAAAGCGGCCCATTCCGCGGAGAAGCTTTCCATATTGTCGTTCAGGGTTCTGAGGCGCGCATCACCGTTGCCGGAGAGGTTTACCAAAAAACTGTTTTTCAGCATGGCCGGTGAAAGCAGGCTGAGCCTGCTACCAAGCGCTTCCTGCGCACTTCGCTGTGTATCGAAAGTCTCTTTCAGCACTTCTTCCTTTTTGGCGATGGTCTTTGTCAGAATGAGACGATTATTCCAGAACTCAAAATATCCCGGCAGATCAGCTTCATCTACTTCTAAAGGATGCTCCGCAAAAAAGGCCTGAACCAGCTGCTCCCGATCAGCTTCGACCTCTTGCTGAATGGCGCGCTGTCCGTTGATCCATACCACGCGTGACGGCACCGGATGGACGCTTTCGGCTATCAGGTTGAATACAGCGGGCATCACCACTAAAAACAAAATCCATAAACCTGTAAGGGACATCGCATTGAAGACCGAGCTTTTCTGCGCAAGGTTCACCAGTGCGGACAGCAAGAACCAGAAGCCGATGTAGAGCAGCATAGCCAGCAGGAGTACGGCCACATCAGCGCTCCATCTAACCCCAAACAAAAACAAAAAGAGCAAAGTGGCGGCCAGCGTAGCACCGGCAATGAGCACAAACCGGAATACAACTTTGCCGGTCAGTATTTGTTGAAAGCTCACCGGCATGGCGTGCAACAGCTTCATGGTGCCGAGTTCCTGTTCGCGGGAAAGCATGTTGTAGCTGAGCGCAATGATGATAAGCGGGATGAGCCAGGTCATCACAAAAGCAAAATCAAATCTTCCGAGGTACTGATGAAACGGGTTTTCAAGCGCATTGTCCCGCAGCGGGCGGCTCATCACCAGGGTGACCCGACCGTAATACGGCAAAATATCGGAGGCCCCGGCGGCAATGAGCGCGAGGGGTTCGGGTTCGAGGTACACGTAGCGTCCCGCCCCCCGGAAGGCAGAGAGTACCAGCGGGTTCGACGGATCCTGAAACCAGGGACCGCTGAATTCTGCGCCGGCTTCGATTTCCCGGAGCTGCTCATATTTGCCTGCGTAAAACTGCCGGTCTTCTTCCTGCAGCCCGGCAATCCGGTCCCGCTGCGCTTCCACTCTTTCGTGACCCAGATACAGGCTGAACCCGATTACGGCAACAAGCAGAAGCAGCATGGTCCAAACTACTTTGTCAGCGGCATACATTTTCGCTTCAAAGCGAATGATGTGGCGAAGCAATCGCATATTCATGGCAGATTCAAACCTCCGTTGTTCTTGAGGCGGTGAGAAGCAGACCAAAACTCAGGCCGCTCCAAAGCAGCAGCAACAGGCCATGCGTGAGGTACTTCGTGATCCACTCCACAGCCCGGGGCGGCTCATATTCGAAGGTGATGTTTTGACTGAACAACTCAACCCCCGCGGTATAGCCTTGTGCCCGGTCGCCTACCGCATAAATCATGAGGTCTTCGTTGAGTTCGCGCATGAGTTCAATCCGGAAAGCTTCTGCCTGATCGCGAAAATGGTTGAATGCGGCCATATCGGTACCGGCCATGCCCATGGAGAAAAGCCGCACCAGCGCAGCCGGTGATACAATGGCACTGAGTTTAAACAGATTCAGCTGCTGCTCATGGATGAGCGAAATGCGGGCCATGTGGTAGTCAAACACTTCTTTCTCGAATTCTTCAGATACCTGAAGCATGAGCCCGCCAAGGTTAAAGGGAAGGTCTGCGGGGTTCGTGACACCATGTGCCGCCAGCACAGAGTCCTCAAAAGCGCGGGTGTGCTCACTGAGCGGATTATGGCCGTCAATACCTTCGCTGAGCTGACGCTGCACCGCCTGCTGAAAGCTGACCGTGTCCGGCACCGGATGAACCTGATCAGCGGCAGCTGCGATGAGTCGCGGCACAAACAGGGTGCTGAGTACCCAAAAACCCAGCAAAAGCACAAGCGCTTGCGCCTGACTCCCGGCTTTTGCCGATACCCAAACCGAGAGATGAATGAAGATGCCGAAATATAACAGCCAGCCAGCCATCATTAGGGCATAGCGCAGGAAGTAGGTTGCCTCACTTCCGGAGACGAGCAGCACGATCAGGCCTATGAGTGCGAAAAGCAGGAAAAAGCCCGAAACCAAAATCCACAGCGCCGCTGCTTTCCCGGTGAGGATATGCTTCATCCGCACACCCTGCGAAAGCAGCAGCCGGAGCATACCGTTTTCCCGTTCCGCGATAACACTGCGATACCCCAGGAAGATGATGAACAGCGGAAACAAAAAAGTAAAAATGAAAGTGGGGGTCAGTTGCCCAAAGCGGCTCAGGGAGCTGCGGTCTTCGACCGGACTATAAACTGCAAAATTTTGCCGGTGTGCCTCGAGAAAGAGGGACACGCCGGTAAATGGCTGCGTGCCCGGGTCAAAAACAGCCAGCAAAGTGACCGGCAAAAACGCATGCGTGCCGTAATGCGCCGCTGAATGCGGGTTTTTATCGCCCTGCTGTTCCCACAACGCTCTTGCCATTGTGGTAGCATCTTCGTGCTGCTGCTGTTTCTCCGTAAAATAGACCGCGCCCGACCAGGTGGAAATGAGCAGCAAAAGCAGCATAACGCCCATGAGCACTTTAGTGCCGGGTTCGCGCCAAAGCAGACGCAGCTCGTGTTTTACCAAAAGTGAAAAAGCCATCGCCTCACCCCCTGATGTGTTTGAGGTACACGGACTCAAGATCGCTGTGGGAAATTTCCGCGCTGCTCATTTCATCGGCGAGACGCCCCTTTTTCATAATCCCGATGCGCGTTCCGGTTTCCTTGGCCCTGAACAAATCATGGGTTGCCATCAGTATGGCAGCGCCCCGTGCGCTCATTGCCGAGAGCAGCTCCGCGAATTCGTTGCTTGCCGAAGGATCAAGGCCGCTCGTTGGCTCATCAAGCAGCAGCGCCCGCGTATCCCGGGCTATCGCCATGGCAATGCCGACCTTTTGCCGCATGCCTTTGGAGTAGCCCCCAACCGGGCGCAGCGCCTCATCAGCCGTAAGTCCCGCCTGAACCAACGCCTGCGTCAGCTCATCCGCTGAGGCCTTCACCCCGGCAAGTCCGCTGAAGTACTGAAGGTTTTCAAACCCGGTCAGCGTCGGGTACAGCGAGAGGTTTTCAGGGATATAGGTGATGAGCTTCCGGGCTTCGTCCGGCTTTGCGGCGGACTCGATACCGTTTACCAAAGCCGAACCACTGTCGGGGGTGATGAAACTTAAAAAGAGGTTGATGGTCGTCGTTTTGCCGGCACCGTTGGCACCGAGCAGGCAGTACACCTCTCCCGGGCCGATGGTGAGGTTGAGTTGGTCAAGGGCGGTATTGGAACCATACGTCTTCGTGAGGCCGCGGGCTTCAAGCATAGGTATATTTAAAAATGTATTGAGGGTTAGTAGCGTGATTCACCTAAAGCGCTCCTGCAAAAAGGCAAGATTCACCCGTACGGCAGAGACCGTGCCGGAATAGGCAGCATGAATGACCTGCCCGTTACTTCGGCTGCAAAGATCGCCAATCGCAAGTACGCCCGGCACCGAAGTTTCATAGGTATCATTCACCTGCACGGCGCCTCTGCCGGAAAGCTCACAGCCGAGGTCTTCTGCCAGCTTTGTATGATGACGCATGGTCCCGGGAGCATAGCAGGTTTCGAAGGCATGGGGCTGCGCCGATTCCACTGTGTGGATGAGCAGATCACCGGGTGTGCCTTTAATCCGGTAAATGGTTTCATTTTTTAACCGGATGCCGTTTCTGTGCAGCATTTCGAGGACTTCATCGGGAAAATCAACCTGCTCCCCCTGCGTAAACACCGTGATATCGTTTGTCCAGTTTGCCAGGGTCGAAGCCATAGCAACCCGCGAGGCCCCCTGACTAATCAGTGCCGTTTTCCGGTTTCGGTTTTCCCAGCCGTGGCAGTAGGGGCAGTGATAGATGCCATTGCCCCAAAGTTCTTCAAGACCCTCAATGCCGGTCAGCAGCTCGTCGTGTAAACCGGTTGCCAGCACAAGAAAGCGTGCTTCATACTGACCGCCATCCGCCGTCTGAACTGCAAAACCGTTTTCGGTTTTTGTTGCTGAAACGATTTCCCCGTTCTTCATCTGCAAAAACTCCTGATACTGCCGGAGTTGCCCGTGAACCGTCGCAGCGATTTCGCGCGGGTTTTCGCCATCCCTGGAGAACAGGTTGTTGGCTGTGGGCGACATCCGGTTGCGGGGCAGGCCGCTATCAATCATCAGCGTGCTACGCATGCAGCGCCCGAGACCCATCGCAGCAGAGAGACCCGCAAAACTGCCTCCTGCAATGATTACATCATACGTTCCTGATTCCGGAGCCTTGGCAAAACTCTCCCACACTGCGGCTGCGGGAACGTGATGCCCGGTGAAAGGCATCTGAAACATAAGCCCTGCGCCGGCGCCTAAAAGGCTGGATTTTAGAAAAGTTTTTCGGTTCATAAGGGTTAAAATGGAAAAAGAAGCTTTTTGCACAATCTAAATGCAACATGGTTTTAGCGGCAGCTAATATACCCTCGAAGCACATCTACTGCAACTAACTTGCATTTGATTTACCCTTCTTTACCAAACAATCCTTATCCTTTTGTGTTGGTTTGCTTGCGAGCCCAAATAAACTTATGCAGCTGTTTTGAAAAAGCTAAGCGGCTGCTGTACCTTTCCGCATGATCCCTCAACAGTTTACCCAAATAGCCCAAAATGTCTCGGACTACCTGGGCACTTCCGTCGGCATTTCCGAAAACCTGCTCCACAGCCTGGTTATCATCCTGGTACTGCTCCTACTGCGCTACCTGATGATCGCGTTTGTGTTCTGGAAGAGCAAAACCCCGTCGGTTCACTACAACTTCAGGCGGTACTCGGCGCAGGTCTTTTTTGTGATCGGGGTGTTTTTGATTGGAAGAGTCTGGTTTGAAGGCTTTCAGTCCATTGCTACATTTTTGGGACTGCTCTCTGTTGGTTTGGCGCTTGCCCTACGCGAGCTGCTCACCGACCTTGCCGGGTGGGTCTATATTATTGTGAGGAAGCCGTTTGAGATGGGCGATCGCATTGAAGTAGCCGGGGTGAAGGGGGATGTGATCGACAAACGGCTGTTCACTTTTTCCGTGATTGAAATCGGCAACCGCGTTGATGCGGAACAGAGCACGGGGCGCATCATCCATATCCCCAATAACAAGGTTTTTTCGGATCCGGTAGCGAATTACACAAGCGGCTTTCCTTTCATCTGGCACGAAATCCCGGTAACCATCACTTACGACTCCAACCACACCAAAGCAAAGGAATTGTTTCAACAGGTACTTGAAACGCATGCCGAGATGTATGTACACGAAGCACAGCAGGCCCTTGTGCAGGCTCAGGAGAATTTCATGCTCAAATACACCATCCTCACGCCAACTATTTTCCTGACGGTGCGTGAAAATGGCATCCTGCTCTCCGCCCGGTACTTATGCCCCGTACGCAAGACCCGCGCAACCGAACAAGCCATCAGCCTTGATCTGCTTCAGAAGTTCAGCGCCGAACCGGATATCCGCTACGCCTTCAGCAACATCCGTCTGCATCAGGGTGGCAGCGGTCAGAAGCCTTCGGAAGCCTGATCACACTTTTTCGATGGAAAAAATGTGAATTGCTACACTTTTTCGGGGGAAAAAGTGTAGCTTTCATTTATTTCTCCAACATCCTCTCATTTCTATGGAAAGAACGGCGCTTCAGGAACTCAACAGCTGGAAAATCAAATCACCCCGTAAACCGCTGATTTTACGGGGTGCGCGTCAGGTTGGGAAAACATGGCTGATGAAGAAATTCGGCGCGGATTCCTTTGAAAACACCGTATATATCAATTTTGAGCGGCAGCCGCATCTGAAGCAACTATTCGATCAAACCATGAATCCGCAGGAGATACTGACTGCACTTCAAACCGACGCCAATACCCGCATTCATCCTGATAAGACCCTAATTATATTTGATGAAATTCAGGAATGCCCCAAAGCCATAACCGCACTCAAATATTTCTATGAAGAGGCGGACAACTACCCGGTTATGGCTGCAGGCTCACTCTTGGGGGTTGCCCTGCATCAGTCAGTTTCTTTCCCGGTAGGCAAAGTTTCCTTTCTGGATCTGCACCCCATGACCTTCGAAGAGTTTTTGCTTGCCACAGGTAACGATCAAATGTGTCAGGTCCTGAAATCATTGAATTTCGGTCTGATGAGCGCACTGCATGAAAAGTTGACCCGCCTGCTGAAAACCTACTATGTTACGGGCGGCATGCCGGAAGCTGTGCTGCACTATGCGACAACCGAGCGGCTTGATGAGGTCCGTGAAATTCAGATCACCCTGCTGCAAACCTATGAACAGGATTTTTCCAAACATGCACCGGCTGCTATAGTGCCACGCATAAGGATGGTGTGGAATTCTGTTTTGGGTCAGCTGGCGCAGGAAAAACGTAAGTTTGTTTACGCACATATCAAAGAAGGTGCAAGGGCCAAGGATTTCGAGATGGCGCTGGCCTGGCTTGTTGATTGTGGGCAGGTTCACAAAATTCACGCCGTAAGCAAACCGCA
This genomic stretch from Cyclonatronum proteinivorum harbors:
- a CDS encoding ABC transporter permease subunit; translated protein: MNMRLLRHIIRFEAKMYAADKVVWTMLLLLVAVIGFSLYLGHERVEAQRDRIAGLQEEDRQFYAGKYEQLREIEAGAEFSGPWFQDPSNPLVLSAFRGAGRYVYLEPEPLALIAAGASDILPYYGRVTLVMSRPLRDNALENPFHQYLGRFDFAFVMTWLIPLIIIALSYNMLSREQELGTMKLLHAMPVSFQQILTGKVVFRFVLIAGATLAATLLFLFLFGVRWSADVAVLLLAMLLYIGFWFLLSALVNLAQKSSVFNAMSLTGLWILFLVVMPAVFNLIAESVHPVPSRVVWINGQRAIQQEVEADREQLVQAFFAEHPLEVDEADLPGYFEFWNNRLILTKTIAKKEEVLKETFDTQRSAQEALGSRLSLLSPAMLKNSFLVNLSGNGDARLRTLNDNMESFSAEWAAFFMPRFQNLQAVAADEFNNFPVP
- a CDS encoding DUF3526 domain-containing protein is translated as MAFSLLVKHELRLLWREPGTKVLMGVMLLLLLISTWSGAVYFTEKQQQHEDATTMARALWEQQGDKNPHSAAHYGTHAFLPVTLLAVFDPGTQPFTGVSLFLEAHRQNFAVYSPVEDRSSLSRFGQLTPTFIFTFLFPLFIIFLGYRSVIAERENGMLRLLLSQGVRMKHILTGKAAALWILVSGFFLLFALIGLIVLLVSGSEATYFLRYALMMAGWLLYFGIFIHLSVWVSAKAGSQAQALVLLLGFWVLSTLFVPRLIAAAADQVHPVPDTVSFQQAVQRQLSEGIDGHNPLSEHTRAFEDSVLAAHGVTNPADLPFNLGGLMLQVSEEFEKEVFDYHMARISLIHEQQLNLFKLSAIVSPAALVRLFSMGMAGTDMAAFNHFRDQAEAFRIELMRELNEDLMIYAVGDRAQGYTAGVELFSQNITFEYEPPRAVEWITKYLTHGLLLLLWSGLSFGLLLTASRTTEV
- a CDS encoding ABC transporter ATP-binding protein — its product is MLEARGLTKTYGSNTALDQLNLTIGPGEVYCLLGANGAGKTTTINLFLSFITPDSGSALVNGIESAAKPDEARKLITYIPENLSLYPTLTGFENLQYFSGLAGVKASADELTQALVQAGLTADEALRPVGGYSKGMRQKVGIAMAIARDTRALLLDEPTSGLDPSASNEFAELLSAMSARGAAILMATHDLFRAKETGTRIGIMKKGRLADEMSSAEISHSDLESVYLKHIRG
- a CDS encoding NAD(P)/FAD-dependent oxidoreductase; amino-acid sequence: MNRKTFLKSSLLGAGAGLMFQMPFTGHHVPAAAVWESFAKAPESGTYDVIIAGGSFAGLSAAMGLGRCMRSTLMIDSGLPRNRMSPTANNLFSRDGENPREIAATVHGQLRQYQEFLQMKNGEIVSATKTENGFAVQTADGGQYEARFLVLATGLHDELLTGIEGLEELWGNGIYHCPYCHGWENRNRKTALISQGASRVAMASTLANWTNDITVFTQGEQVDFPDEVLEMLHRNGIRLKNETIYRIKGTPGDLLIHTVESAQPHAFETCYAPGTMRHHTKLAEDLGCELSGRGAVQVNDTYETSVPGVLAIGDLCSRSNGQVIHAAYSGTVSAVRVNLAFLQERFR
- a CDS encoding mechanosensitive ion channel family protein; this encodes MIPQQFTQIAQNVSDYLGTSVGISENLLHSLVIILVLLLLRYLMIAFVFWKSKTPSVHYNFRRYSAQVFFVIGVFLIGRVWFEGFQSIATFLGLLSVGLALALRELLTDLAGWVYIIVRKPFEMGDRIEVAGVKGDVIDKRLFTFSVIEIGNRVDAEQSTGRIIHIPNNKVFSDPVANYTSGFPFIWHEIPVTITYDSNHTKAKELFQQVLETHAEMYVHEAQQALVQAQENFMLKYTILTPTIFLTVRENGILLSARYLCPVRKTRATEQAISLDLLQKFSAEPDIRYAFSNIRLHQGGSGQKPSEA